From the genome of Medicago truncatula cultivar Jemalong A17 chromosome 2, MtrunA17r5.0-ANR, whole genome shotgun sequence:
tttagtgTTATTAATTTTGAGAGTTTCATCAAAGCGTTAAGTTTGTATCCAAATAACAGATACAAACGACCTCACTACAAGAACCAAAATTCTGATAGAACACGTGATTACATCTATGGATTTGCTGTAAAAATTTCTATAACAAAGGGCATTGAGATGTCGGCTTTCCACCATGAATTTTGAACAATGTAAACAACGAATAAAAAATGGAAGTTAACCTAAACGACCACAACACCTTCAATGAGTAAAAACCACACTCAGTTTTGACTAGGTGAGGAAAGCGAATGGTTTAGTATCTACACTTACATTTTAAAAACCTAAATTGTTAGACTAGCGAGTTATATGCCGCATCATCTGCAACTTGAATTCAACGACCGATATTATTAGACATACTGCAAGGAGATGTTGGTATGTAGAATATCACTAGAGCTTTAATCCTTCATTAGCTAATAACTTAAACCCTCCTCCACAAGCAAGTTTAGGTCTGGGAGAACAAATTTAGGTTCTTGCTTACCAATCTCTTGTACTTTCAGAGAAGCATTTGATGTACTAGAGTTCTGTTGTGATTCCAAATCAAGCTGCTACAAAAGGCTAAGGCATATTAGATCCAAATTAATACATAATATTGCAATATATAGTGAGTTAGAAAATGTCAACAAGAAGGAAAAATGTTCTACAAAACGGTAGAAGATAATAGGAAAGGTCACCTTCATTCTCTTTAAGCTTTCATTTGTGGCTCTCTCCTTTTCAACACTTAGACGTAAAGATGCCAATTCCTGTTGAGAAATTTAAACAATGTTTATTAGTAAAAAATGTCATAACAAATACTATAACTCTAAGTTGAAGGGTTGAGACAAGTGTGAATTAAACAAAGAATAAGCTATATATGAAAACAACTACATATCatacatttttcaaatttatccTTTCTTTCAACAACAGACTCTCTTCCTCTTTTAGTTCAGCTAAAGTCTGCAAACATTAATTATAAGCAATAAGCATCATCAAGATATGTTAAACATGTAACTAAAGTCAGAGGGAAGAAAACACTCTTGTAGACATAACTAATTAAGTGTTCTTTAAATTTTAGATTTATGAAATGCTTCAATCATTAGAAGATCCGAGGGATACATACATATACAGAGCTTATACTCACCTTTTTTCTTTTGGGGTTTCTGGTAATAACGGTTTCCTTTGGATTAGCAATGACCTACAAAATACCAAATATGGGTGAATTAAACTTGAGAGTTGAGACATTATACTTTAAAAGCAAATTCTTGAAAAGtcataaacaaaaattgagGATAACTCATAATTCTCTTATgcttttctaaaaataatatttttaagatcTTATATAATCCCCCGTCGCAAATTGTAAATCGCTTTGTAAAAaacatttgtttcaaaatataagtagTTTTACAATATCAACAAATCATTGAGGTTATCTTTCCAATACTACGTACTAACAtgaaagataattttgtaaaataatttataatttctctttctAATACTCAACTATTTACAtttcttgatatatatatgataaatgatcaaaacgacttataatttaaaatgaagAGAATATCATTAAAACGAGTGTTGTAGAAAAAATGGATGCAGTCATAATAAAGAACCATAACTAGTGTTGTGCCATTAAAAGAGTTTGAAGTTTTAAGATCAAACCTGAACcaataagataaaatattattctaacaattaaattattagcatcaaatcatttcaaaataaaaataaaaactgcgGAGTAACgttttatccaaaaaaagaaaaaacataactaaGGAAGGAGCAATTATGTAGCTAGGCTTCATCCCATTTATTTGGTGAGAAATTAGGATGGTccacattttattttgtttttgagaagCAAAGTAGCTTAGCTATATTCGTTGGTGGCATTAAGAAGGTCCCTccgttttctttttctaacttcCTTGTCTTTTGCAACTCTTGTTCATCATCTTCCTTCAATTTCTGTCTCTTTATTTTGGACCCAAATAATAATACATTCAAAAATtcattccattttatttttgtcggCACATCTTTGTTCCCTCAACTCTCAATTCACAAGTAACACACCACAAAGGAAGATATACAACATTACAACGTTAGGTGTTCCGCGTTGAGTAAATAAAATTGTTCAATGTGATATTTAAGTTATAGGGTTCTCTAATCTAATTAATAGATAAATCTTTTAGGCCGGACTCTTCTCATGTGTTTTAGTCTTGACAATTGATGCTTTTATTAAGAGTTAGGTCACAAAAAGAGTTATTATAAACTGAATTAAGATGTTCCATTGAATACTCTTATAGATGCACAATACTTTATATAAGGAGTTGCTAATTAGTCAGAGATTttctacttatttattttaagagttgAATTTATAGTTATAAAACTACTCGactaagaaaaattaatattaaaaaactgATTAATAAAACAATAgttaaatttgaattgaaatttgaagCGGAAATTATTAGGACACTTTATAAGAATTTTAAAgcgaaaatttcattttaagagTATCCTAATAATTTGCACTTCAAAGTAACCTTTAAAACATAAATAAGTAACATTTTCAACGTacaatacatcaattttttttcttttttaatcattaACAAATATTCTTAAGATCATTGTTAACTAGACCTAACTTTAAAAACTAGTGTGTTGACACCATAATATAGAAAAAGCAGATGTGGGGAGAGGACACCATAAAACGTAGAAGAATTGCAAATGCATTAAAATTAAAGTGCACGACCAACCACTACACCAAACAGAAATAAGTTATTTGCCACGAAAACACGCCAccaaaaactatataaaattaaattgtggCGCCATTGGATTTTACTCTATTACCCTTTATGTGTTAATCTACCTCACCCATTTCAGTTTAGGCCCACAACACAACATGAAAAATAACAATATCTGGTTGAAACTTCCTTCCGACAAGGGTGGGAAAGAGACAAAAATGCCCCACTAACTAAGGGCTTTTTCGTCATTGAGTACCATTACATAAAAAAGTGGCGAGTAAAAAATGTGATAAGAGAGAgtctttcattcattcaatcaaaatcCTCTGACTTCAATTCGTTCTTTGTTGTTGTAACTTGAATCCAAAGTCACTTATTTTCTCTGAATTATTAAATAATCCTACgctttttctaaaaattatcaTACTAATTAAAGTTACAGTTTGTAAATAAATGACACAATATGGTTACGGGGACATTAAAACACTTTCATACagcattatatataataatatgtgTTGACGCAATGATTAAAGAAGTGATCTAACCTTAGATCTTGAAGAAGTTTTGGTGATGAGTTTGGTTGGGAGGTTGGATTCTTCGCTAGCTGAAGTGGTGGCGGACCATGAGCATGTAAGCGGGGTGGTGGGGCTAGCTCTGATGGAAGACTCTGATTTTGGGATGGACCTGGAGCGGGGTTGACGGATGGTCCAGTGGAGTTGAAGTGAGGGAGGT
Proteins encoded in this window:
- the LOC25487961 gene encoding uncharacterized protein isoform X3, which gives rise to MCDYDWVNLAMANDSIVANLLLHFNNPPPPPSLQLHWTIRQPRSRSIPKSESSIRASPTTPLTCSWSATTSASEESNLPTKLITKTSSRSKVIANPKETVITRNPKRKKTLAELKEEESLLLKERINLKNELASLRLSVEKERATNESLKRMKPFVAA
- the LOC25487961 gene encoding uncharacterized protein isoform X2, whose amino-acid sequence is MCDYDWVNLAMANDSIVANLLLHFNNPPPPPSLQLHWTIRQPRSRSIPKSESSIRASPTTPLTCSWSATTSASEESNLPTKLITKTSSRSKVIANPKETVITRNPKRKKTLAELKEEESLLLKERINLKNELASLRLSVEKERATNESLKRMKLDLESQQNSSTSNASLKVQEIGKQEPKFVLPDLNLLVEEGLSY
- the LOC25487961 gene encoding uncharacterized protein isoform X1, translating into MCDYDWVNLAMANDSIVANLLLHFNNPPPPPSLQLHWTIRQPRSRSIPKSESSIRASPTTPLTCSWSATTSASEESNLPTKLITKTSSRSKVIANPKETVITRNPKRKKTLAELKEEESLLLKERINLKNELASLRLSVEKERATNESLKRMKQLDLESQQNSSTSNASLKVQEIGKQEPKFVLPDLNLLVEEGLSY